One genomic region from Rosa rugosa chromosome 1, drRosRugo1.1, whole genome shotgun sequence encodes:
- the LOC133725216 gene encoding uncharacterized protein LOC133725216 isoform X2 produces the protein MSTPRQLVNVRDLVEEAKKRIVFLAVCVVGLSYLMSLTSSNVLVNLPAAASLIVILRYLSLDYEMRRKAAAYNNKPPPANNAFQTKPVPLPNTVGKSEWRRKVNSPVVEKAIEHFTRHLVSEFVTDLWYSRLTPDKQGPEELVCIINSVLGELSARVRNINLIDLLTRDLINLICSHLELFRITQAKIPKQQSELMTIEKRDMELRLVLDAENKLHPALFSAEAEHKVLQHLMDGLISLTFKREDLQCTLFRYIVRELLACAVMRPVLNLASPRFINERIEQLVIKMNESKGVTTGQKEFLSKQEESSSISSDHFSRYLDPSVTGVELVQLKNGQSRTSADRHAAENVNGSKDPLLSIDTPSSRPWNSLRMNSQSINERVVEQHNSGGEWGDMLDLVSRRKTQALAPENFENMWAKGRNYRKKEGENSISAQVPKGSSGGKSIAGDHTREKSNPTDKQNVSKLNLTSQSGSTNQVKVNNSFRPEGQNIPNRSPGPLYEEDDQHSPLRLVETDSGSSTSYTSEDQESDGATGLDSPGTKVWDGRSNRGMTVSHIHHPLENSERHIAKKTGKGNQRFQRSRLKKSKPSNKKLPVWQEVERTSFLSGDGQDILKSLKGHAHIEDSSDDSENENFGRINSGAATSSSAPSVSDNSLKNSLAVDSFFKLKCEVLGANIVKSDCKTFAVYSISVTDVNNNSWSIKRRFRHFEELHRRLKEFPQYNLHLPPKHFLSSGLDLLVVQERCKLLDKYLKELMQLPTISGSIEVWDFLSVDSQTYLFTNSFSIIETLSVGLDDKPSEKSKKALNFGEPVIDPFSLKREQIGIGIKDSTLQVKNNAVGDGLRLNAKGSSSPVQNPGKDFGKPLNTPGTCSSTGGQKQASSLMNSGKTSKGREEQESELFLDASTDPTLPMEWVPPNVSVPILDLVDVIFQLQDGGWIRRKAFWVAKQILQLGMGDAFDDWLIEKIQLLRKGSIVASGIKRIEQILWPDGIFISKHPKRRPQPSTNLPQNSPQGQRPIAISSPRLDEHQQQEADRRAKFVYELMIDNAPTAIVSLVGTKEYDKCAKDLYYFLQSSVCLKQLAFDLLELLLSSAFPEMEHVFKQVHEEKHRFGEFKAQ, from the exons ATGAGTACGCCAAGGCAGCTTGTGAATGTCCGTGACCTTGTTGAGGAAGCCAAGAAGCGAATTGTCTTCCTCGCCGTTTGCGTCGTTGGCCTCTCATATCTCATGTCCT TGACAAGCTCCAATGTTTTGGTCAACTTGCCTGCTGCTGCTTCCTTGATTGTAATCCTTCGCTACTTATCTCTGGATTATGAAATGCGAAGAAAAGCCGCAGCATACAACAATAAACCACCCCCAGCAAATAATGCTTTCCAAACCAAACCAGTTCCATTGCCTAACACTGTTGGAAAGTCTGAGTGGAGAAGAAAAGTTAATTCTCCTGTTGTTGAGAAAGCTATAGAACACTTTACCAGGCATCTAGTTTCTGAGTTTGTGACAGATCTATGGTATTCTCGTCTAACACCAGATAAACAAGGTCCAGAGGAACTGGTGTGCATTATCAATAGTGTCCTTGGGGAACTTTCAGCACGCGTGAGGAATATAAATCTGATTGATCTTCTCACAAG GGACCTTATCAATCTCATATGCTCTCACTTGGAACTTTTTCGCATAACACAAGCAAAGATTCCAAAGCAACAATCAGAATTGATGACAATTGAAAAACGAGATATGGAATTAAGACTCGTCTTGGATGCTGAAAACAAATTGCACCCTGCTCTATTTTCTGCTGAAGCTGAGCACAAG GTTTTGCAGCATCTGATGGATGGCCTTATTTCTCTCACATTCAAGCGTGAAGATCTGCAGTGCACTTTGTTCCGTTATATTGTCAGAGAGCTTCTTGCTTGTGCAGTAATGCGTCCTGTCCTAAACTTGGCTAGTCCAAG GTTTATTAATGAAAGAATTGAACAGTTGGTCATAAAGATGAACGAATCTAAAGGTGTTACCACGGGACAAAAGGAATTTCTATCCAAACAAGAGGAGTCGTCGAGTATTTCATCCGATCACTTCTCTAGGTACTTAGACCCTTCTGTTACAGGTGTTGAACTTGTGCAATTGAAAAATGGACAGTCCAGAACTTCTGCAGACAGACATGCAGCAGAAAATGTGAATGGATCAAAAGACCCATTGCTTTCGATTGATACTCCATCTTCTCGTCCATGGAACTCATTGCGAATGAACTCCCAAAGTATCAATGAAAGGGTTGTAGAACAGCATAACTCAGGAGGAGAATGGGGAGACATGTTAGATCTGGTATCTCGCAGAAAGACTCAAGCCCTTGCTcctgaaaattttgaaaatatgtgGGCAAAAGGGAGAAATTACAGAAAGAAGGAAGGTGAAAATTCGATATCGGCGCAAGTCCCAAAGGGTTCTTCCGGAGGGAAGTCGATTGCAGGGGATCATACTAGGGAAAAATCTAATCCCACCGATAAGCAAAATGTATCTAAGCTCAATCTGACCTCTCAGTCAGGATCTACCAATCAGGTTAAAGTAAACAACTCTTTCCGCCCGGAAGGTCAAAACATACCGAATCGCTCTCCAGGTCCTTTGTATGAGGAAGATGATCAACACAGTCCTTTGAGGTTGGTGGAGACCGACTCAGGAAGCAGTACTTCTTATACTTCTGAAGATCAAGAAAGTGACGGTGCAACAGGTCTTGATTCTCCTGGAACTAAAGTTTGGGATGGTAGAAGTAATAGAGGTATGACTGTATCTCACATCCATCACCCACTTGAAAATTCTGAACGTCATATTGCAAAAAAGACTGGTAAAGGGAATCAGCGCTTTCAAAGGTCTAGGCTGAAAAAATCTAAACCAAGCAATAAGAAGTTGCCTGTTTGGCAAGAGGTTGAGAGAACAAGCTTCTTGTCTGGAGATGGGCAGGACATACTCAAATCTTTAAAAGGGCATGCCCATATTGAGGACTCCAGCGATGAttctgaaaatgaaaattttggtAGAATTAACAGTGGAGCAGCCACTTCTTCATCTGCACCATCTGTATCTGATAATTCCCTGAAAAATTCTTTGGCAGTGGATTCTTTTTTCAAGTTGAAATGTGAG GTATTGGGTGCAAATATTGTCAAGAGTGACTGTAAAACATTTgctgtatattccatatctgtGACGGATGTAAATAACAATAGTTGGTCAATCAAAAGAAG ATTTCGCCATTTTGAGGAGCTACATCGGCGTTTAAAAGAGTTTCCTCAGTATAACCTTCATTTGCCACCAAAGCATTTTCTGTCAAGTGGTTTGGATTTACTTGTTGTTCAAGAAAGATGTAAATTGCTTGACAAATACTTAAAG GAGCTTATGCAGCTTCCAACAATCTCAGGGTCCATTGAAGTTTGGGACTTCTTAAGTGTCGACTCCCAG ACTTATTTATTTACAAATTCATTTTCTATAATCGAAACACTGTCAG TTGGCCTAGATGATAAGCCATCTGAAAAGAGTAAAAAGGCTTTAAATTTCGGTGAGCCTGTGATTGATCCATTTTCCTTGAAGAGGGAACAAATTGGCATTGGAATTAAGGATTCTACTTTACAAGTGAAGAATAATGCTGTTGGAGATGGGCTAAGATTAAATGCAAAAGGCTCTTCTTCTCCGGTCCAAAATCCTGGCAAAGATTTTGGAAAGCCACTCAATACTCCTGGCACATGTTCAAGCACTGGAGGACAAAAACAGGCATCTTCTCTCATGAACTCAGGAAAGACTTCAAAAGGAAGGGAGGAACAGGAATCTGAATTGTTTCTTGATGCTTCTACAGACCCTACCCTTCCTATGGAG TGGGTGCCTCCAAATGTAAGTGTTCCGATATTAGATTTGGTAGATGTCATTTTTCAGCTCCAAGATGGTGGATGGATCAG GCGCAAGGCTTTTTGGGTGGCCAAACAAATACTACAACTAGGGATGGGTGACGCCTTTGATGACTGGTTAATTGAGAAAATCCAGCTTTTGCGTAAGGGATCGATTGTTGCTTCTGGGATTAAGCGAATTGAGCAG ATACTCTGGCCTGATGGAATATTTATAAGCAAGCATCCAAAGCGACGACCGCAGCCATCTACAAATTTACCCCAAAATTCACCTCAGGGTCAGAGACCCATAGCAATATCATCCCCTAGACTCGATGAGCACCAGCAACAGGAAGCAGATCGACGTGCAAAGTTTGTTTATGAATTAATGATTG ATAACGCACCAACTGCTATTGTCAGTCTTGTTGGTACCAAGGAGTATGACAAATGTGCCAAGGATCTCTATTACTTTCTTCAG TCATCTGTTTGCTTAAAGCAACTGGCTTTTGACCTTCTCGAGCTACTGCTTTCATCTGCATTTCCAGAGATGGAACATGTATTTAAGCAGGTGCATGAAGAAAAACATAGGTTTGGTGAGTTCAAAGCACAATAG
- the LOC133725216 gene encoding uncharacterized protein LOC133725216 isoform X1, giving the protein MSVTLLRKPRSELSSSPFASLASHISCPLSVVVVFISVTSSNVLVNLPAAASLIVILRYLSLDYEMRRKAAAYNNKPPPANNAFQTKPVPLPNTVGKSEWRRKVNSPVVEKAIEHFTRHLVSEFVTDLWYSRLTPDKQGPEELVCIINSVLGELSARVRNINLIDLLTRDLINLICSHLELFRITQAKIPKQQSELMTIEKRDMELRLVLDAENKLHPALFSAEAEHKVLQHLMDGLISLTFKREDLQCTLFRYIVRELLACAVMRPVLNLASPRFINERIEQLVIKMNESKGVTTGQKEFLSKQEESSSISSDHFSRYLDPSVTGVELVQLKNGQSRTSADRHAAENVNGSKDPLLSIDTPSSRPWNSLRMNSQSINERVVEQHNSGGEWGDMLDLVSRRKTQALAPENFENMWAKGRNYRKKEGENSISAQVPKGSSGGKSIAGDHTREKSNPTDKQNVSKLNLTSQSGSTNQVKVNNSFRPEGQNIPNRSPGPLYEEDDQHSPLRLVETDSGSSTSYTSEDQESDGATGLDSPGTKVWDGRSNRGMTVSHIHHPLENSERHIAKKTGKGNQRFQRSRLKKSKPSNKKLPVWQEVERTSFLSGDGQDILKSLKGHAHIEDSSDDSENENFGRINSGAATSSSAPSVSDNSLKNSLAVDSFFKLKCEVLGANIVKSDCKTFAVYSISVTDVNNNSWSIKRRFRHFEELHRRLKEFPQYNLHLPPKHFLSSGLDLLVVQERCKLLDKYLKELMQLPTISGSIEVWDFLSVDSQTYLFTNSFSIIETLSVGLDDKPSEKSKKALNFGEPVIDPFSLKREQIGIGIKDSTLQVKNNAVGDGLRLNAKGSSSPVQNPGKDFGKPLNTPGTCSSTGGQKQASSLMNSGKTSKGREEQESELFLDASTDPTLPMEWVPPNVSVPILDLVDVIFQLQDGGWIRRKAFWVAKQILQLGMGDAFDDWLIEKIQLLRKGSIVASGIKRIEQILWPDGIFISKHPKRRPQPSTNLPQNSPQGQRPIAISSPRLDEHQQQEADRRAKFVYELMIDNAPTAIVSLVGTKEYDKCAKDLYYFLQSSVCLKQLAFDLLELLLSSAFPEMEHVFKQVHEEKHRFGEFKAQ; this is encoded by the exons ATGTCCGTGACCTTGTTGAGGAAGCCAAGAAGCGAATTGTCTTCCTCGCCGTTTGCGTCGTTGGCCTCTCATATCTCATGTCCT CttagtgttgttgttgtttttatttCAGTGACAAGCTCCAATGTTTTGGTCAACTTGCCTGCTGCTGCTTCCTTGATTGTAATCCTTCGCTACTTATCTCTGGATTATGAAATGCGAAGAAAAGCCGCAGCATACAACAATAAACCACCCCCAGCAAATAATGCTTTCCAAACCAAACCAGTTCCATTGCCTAACACTGTTGGAAAGTCTGAGTGGAGAAGAAAAGTTAATTCTCCTGTTGTTGAGAAAGCTATAGAACACTTTACCAGGCATCTAGTTTCTGAGTTTGTGACAGATCTATGGTATTCTCGTCTAACACCAGATAAACAAGGTCCAGAGGAACTGGTGTGCATTATCAATAGTGTCCTTGGGGAACTTTCAGCACGCGTGAGGAATATAAATCTGATTGATCTTCTCACAAG GGACCTTATCAATCTCATATGCTCTCACTTGGAACTTTTTCGCATAACACAAGCAAAGATTCCAAAGCAACAATCAGAATTGATGACAATTGAAAAACGAGATATGGAATTAAGACTCGTCTTGGATGCTGAAAACAAATTGCACCCTGCTCTATTTTCTGCTGAAGCTGAGCACAAG GTTTTGCAGCATCTGATGGATGGCCTTATTTCTCTCACATTCAAGCGTGAAGATCTGCAGTGCACTTTGTTCCGTTATATTGTCAGAGAGCTTCTTGCTTGTGCAGTAATGCGTCCTGTCCTAAACTTGGCTAGTCCAAG GTTTATTAATGAAAGAATTGAACAGTTGGTCATAAAGATGAACGAATCTAAAGGTGTTACCACGGGACAAAAGGAATTTCTATCCAAACAAGAGGAGTCGTCGAGTATTTCATCCGATCACTTCTCTAGGTACTTAGACCCTTCTGTTACAGGTGTTGAACTTGTGCAATTGAAAAATGGACAGTCCAGAACTTCTGCAGACAGACATGCAGCAGAAAATGTGAATGGATCAAAAGACCCATTGCTTTCGATTGATACTCCATCTTCTCGTCCATGGAACTCATTGCGAATGAACTCCCAAAGTATCAATGAAAGGGTTGTAGAACAGCATAACTCAGGAGGAGAATGGGGAGACATGTTAGATCTGGTATCTCGCAGAAAGACTCAAGCCCTTGCTcctgaaaattttgaaaatatgtgGGCAAAAGGGAGAAATTACAGAAAGAAGGAAGGTGAAAATTCGATATCGGCGCAAGTCCCAAAGGGTTCTTCCGGAGGGAAGTCGATTGCAGGGGATCATACTAGGGAAAAATCTAATCCCACCGATAAGCAAAATGTATCTAAGCTCAATCTGACCTCTCAGTCAGGATCTACCAATCAGGTTAAAGTAAACAACTCTTTCCGCCCGGAAGGTCAAAACATACCGAATCGCTCTCCAGGTCCTTTGTATGAGGAAGATGATCAACACAGTCCTTTGAGGTTGGTGGAGACCGACTCAGGAAGCAGTACTTCTTATACTTCTGAAGATCAAGAAAGTGACGGTGCAACAGGTCTTGATTCTCCTGGAACTAAAGTTTGGGATGGTAGAAGTAATAGAGGTATGACTGTATCTCACATCCATCACCCACTTGAAAATTCTGAACGTCATATTGCAAAAAAGACTGGTAAAGGGAATCAGCGCTTTCAAAGGTCTAGGCTGAAAAAATCTAAACCAAGCAATAAGAAGTTGCCTGTTTGGCAAGAGGTTGAGAGAACAAGCTTCTTGTCTGGAGATGGGCAGGACATACTCAAATCTTTAAAAGGGCATGCCCATATTGAGGACTCCAGCGATGAttctgaaaatgaaaattttggtAGAATTAACAGTGGAGCAGCCACTTCTTCATCTGCACCATCTGTATCTGATAATTCCCTGAAAAATTCTTTGGCAGTGGATTCTTTTTTCAAGTTGAAATGTGAG GTATTGGGTGCAAATATTGTCAAGAGTGACTGTAAAACATTTgctgtatattccatatctgtGACGGATGTAAATAACAATAGTTGGTCAATCAAAAGAAG ATTTCGCCATTTTGAGGAGCTACATCGGCGTTTAAAAGAGTTTCCTCAGTATAACCTTCATTTGCCACCAAAGCATTTTCTGTCAAGTGGTTTGGATTTACTTGTTGTTCAAGAAAGATGTAAATTGCTTGACAAATACTTAAAG GAGCTTATGCAGCTTCCAACAATCTCAGGGTCCATTGAAGTTTGGGACTTCTTAAGTGTCGACTCCCAG ACTTATTTATTTACAAATTCATTTTCTATAATCGAAACACTGTCAG TTGGCCTAGATGATAAGCCATCTGAAAAGAGTAAAAAGGCTTTAAATTTCGGTGAGCCTGTGATTGATCCATTTTCCTTGAAGAGGGAACAAATTGGCATTGGAATTAAGGATTCTACTTTACAAGTGAAGAATAATGCTGTTGGAGATGGGCTAAGATTAAATGCAAAAGGCTCTTCTTCTCCGGTCCAAAATCCTGGCAAAGATTTTGGAAAGCCACTCAATACTCCTGGCACATGTTCAAGCACTGGAGGACAAAAACAGGCATCTTCTCTCATGAACTCAGGAAAGACTTCAAAAGGAAGGGAGGAACAGGAATCTGAATTGTTTCTTGATGCTTCTACAGACCCTACCCTTCCTATGGAG TGGGTGCCTCCAAATGTAAGTGTTCCGATATTAGATTTGGTAGATGTCATTTTTCAGCTCCAAGATGGTGGATGGATCAG GCGCAAGGCTTTTTGGGTGGCCAAACAAATACTACAACTAGGGATGGGTGACGCCTTTGATGACTGGTTAATTGAGAAAATCCAGCTTTTGCGTAAGGGATCGATTGTTGCTTCTGGGATTAAGCGAATTGAGCAG ATACTCTGGCCTGATGGAATATTTATAAGCAAGCATCCAAAGCGACGACCGCAGCCATCTACAAATTTACCCCAAAATTCACCTCAGGGTCAGAGACCCATAGCAATATCATCCCCTAGACTCGATGAGCACCAGCAACAGGAAGCAGATCGACGTGCAAAGTTTGTTTATGAATTAATGATTG ATAACGCACCAACTGCTATTGTCAGTCTTGTTGGTACCAAGGAGTATGACAAATGTGCCAAGGATCTCTATTACTTTCTTCAG TCATCTGTTTGCTTAAAGCAACTGGCTTTTGACCTTCTCGAGCTACTGCTTTCATCTGCATTTCCAGAGATGGAACATGTATTTAAGCAGGTGCATGAAGAAAAACATAGGTTTGGTGAGTTCAAAGCACAATAG
- the LOC133725217 gene encoding proline-rich receptor-like protein kinase PERK1 isoform X2 — MSAPAPSTTNSTSPTPPPPADATAPTTTPPTTNTTASPPTNSTTSPPPPASTSNSPPTIGQLPSGSTPVGVIVGVAIGGFSVLVVVAIIFFVYRRRKNRLARANESGQQPKDDQLKGPPQNLQQNYAPPSADKVEMFPMPTHSRKPSSTGSGYGSDKPPPAFGFSESTFTYEELVMATNGFSNDNLLGQGGFGYVHKGILPNGKVVAIKQLKAGSGQGEREFQAEIEVITRVHHRHLVSLVGYCISGAQRLLVYEFVSNSTLEFHLHGKGRPTMTWPTRMKIAVGSAKGLAYLHEDCHPKIIHRDIKSANILIDDNFEAKVADFGLAKLALDTDTHVSTRVMGTFGYLAPEYASSGKLSDKSDVFSFGVVLLELITGRQPIDKTHSFTDDSMVEWARPLLARALEKGNFDGLVDERLQNDYNSSEMACMIACAAASVRHSARRRPKMSQVVRALEGNLSPDELNEGVIPGQSMIYSSSESTQYSTHEYKADMLKFRKLALESQELDQGISETSEPSSDFGQHQSASSGEGQQTTQDIEHGRMNKDSQDYAP; from the exons ATGTCGGCGCCGGCCCCGTCCACCACCAACTCCACCTCACCTACTCCCCCTCCGCCGGCCGACGCTACTGCTCCTACCACTACTCCTCCGACCACCAACACTACCGCGTCGCCGCCAACCAACTCCACCACATCGCCGCCACCTCCGGCATCGACATCTAATTCGCCACCGACCATAGGGCAGTTGCCGTCGGGGAGCACGCCGGTCGGGGTTATAGTCGGAGTTGCGATAGGAGGGTTCAGTGTGCTTGTTGTAGTGGCCATTATCTTCTTTGTCTATCGGAGACGGAAGAACAGGTTGGCGAGAGCTAATGAGTCAGGTCAACAACCCAAAG ATGACCAATTAAAAGGCCCACCTCAAAACTTGCAACAGAACTATGCTCCTCCGTCAGCAGACAAAGTAGAAATGTTTCCAATGCCTACTCATTCCCGTAAACCATCTTCAACCGGTAGCGGCTATGGATCAGATAAACCGCCCCCAGCCTTTGGATTTTCCGAAAGCACATTTACATATGAAGAGTTAGTCATGGCAACAAATGGTTTCTCCAACGACAATCTTCTTGGTCAAGGAGGCTTTGGTTATGTCCATAAAGGAATTCTTCCAAATGGGAAAGTGGTTGCAATTAAACAGCTGAAAGCTGGGAGTGGACAGGGGGAGCGTGAATTCCAGGCAGAGATTGAAGTCATTACTCGTGTCCATCACAGACATCTTGTATCACTGGTTGGATACTGCATTAGTGGGGCCCAGAGATTGCTTGTTTATGAGTTCGTTTCCAACAGCACCTTGGAATTTCACTTGCATG GAAAGGGGCGACCAACTATGACTTGGCCAACAAGAATGAAAATTGCTGTAGGATCTGCAAAAGGATTGGCATATCTCCATGAGGACT GTCATCCCAAGATCATACACCGTGACATCAAGTCTGCCAATATTCTTATTGATGACAACTTTGAGGCAAAG GTTGCAGACTTTGGACTTGCCAAGTTGGCCTTAGATACAGATACTCATGTCTCCACAAGGGTAATGGGAACTTTTGG ATACTTAGCTCCTGAATATGCATCCAGTGGAAAGCTCAGTGATAAGTCAGATGTCTTCTCATTCGGGGTCGTGCTATTGGAATTGATTACTGGACGCCAACCCATTGATAAAACTCATTCCTTCACTGATGATAGCATGGTTGAGTGG GCAAGGCCTTTGCTCGCGCGAGCATTGGAAAAGGGAAACTTTGATGGTCTTGTTGATGAAAGGTTGCAGAATGATTACAACTCCAGCGAAATGGCTTGTATGATTGCCTGCGCTGCTGCTTCTGTGCGTCATTCTGCTCGCCGTCGGCCAAAAATGAGCCAG GTAGTTCGAGCTTTGGAAGGCAATCTTTCTCCAGATGAATTAAATGAAGGAGTTAtaccaggtcaaagtatgatatACAGTTCCTCTGAAAGCACACAATACAGCACTCATGAATACAAGGCCGACATGTTGAAATTTAGAAAGTTAGCACTAGAAAGCCAAGAGCTAGATCAAGGAATCAGTGAGACCAGTGAGCCCAGCAGTGATTTTGGCCAGCACCAATCTGCCTCCAGTGGTGAAGGCCAACAGACCACTCAAGATATCGAACACGGGCGAATGAACAAAGACAGCCAAGACTATG CTCCCTAA
- the LOC133725217 gene encoding proline-rich receptor-like protein kinase PERK1 isoform X1, giving the protein MSAPAPSTTNSTSPTPPPPADATAPTTTPPTTNTTASPPTNSTTSPPPPASTSNSPPTIGQLPSGSTPVGVIVGVAIGGFSVLVVVAIIFFVYRRRKNRLARANESGQQPKDDQLKGPPQNLQQNYAPPSADKVEMFPMPTHSRKPSSTGSGYGSDKPPPAFGFSESTFTYEELVMATNGFSNDNLLGQGGFGYVHKGILPNGKVVAIKQLKAGSGQGEREFQAEIEVITRVHHRHLVSLVGYCISGAQRLLVYEFVSNSTLEFHLHGKGRPTMTWPTRMKIAVGSAKGLAYLHEDCHPKIIHRDIKSANILIDDNFEAKVADFGLAKLALDTDTHVSTRVMGTFGYLAPEYASSGKLSDKSDVFSFGVVLLELITGRQPIDKTHSFTDDSMVEWARPLLARALEKGNFDGLVDERLQNDYNSSEMACMIACAAASVRHSARRRPKMSQVVRALEGNLSPDELNEGVIPGQSMIYSSSESTQYSTHEYKADMLKFRKLALESQELDQGISETSEPSSDFGQHQSASSGEGQQTTQDIEHGRMNKDSQDYGKSS; this is encoded by the exons ATGTCGGCGCCGGCCCCGTCCACCACCAACTCCACCTCACCTACTCCCCCTCCGCCGGCCGACGCTACTGCTCCTACCACTACTCCTCCGACCACCAACACTACCGCGTCGCCGCCAACCAACTCCACCACATCGCCGCCACCTCCGGCATCGACATCTAATTCGCCACCGACCATAGGGCAGTTGCCGTCGGGGAGCACGCCGGTCGGGGTTATAGTCGGAGTTGCGATAGGAGGGTTCAGTGTGCTTGTTGTAGTGGCCATTATCTTCTTTGTCTATCGGAGACGGAAGAACAGGTTGGCGAGAGCTAATGAGTCAGGTCAACAACCCAAAG ATGACCAATTAAAAGGCCCACCTCAAAACTTGCAACAGAACTATGCTCCTCCGTCAGCAGACAAAGTAGAAATGTTTCCAATGCCTACTCATTCCCGTAAACCATCTTCAACCGGTAGCGGCTATGGATCAGATAAACCGCCCCCAGCCTTTGGATTTTCCGAAAGCACATTTACATATGAAGAGTTAGTCATGGCAACAAATGGTTTCTCCAACGACAATCTTCTTGGTCAAGGAGGCTTTGGTTATGTCCATAAAGGAATTCTTCCAAATGGGAAAGTGGTTGCAATTAAACAGCTGAAAGCTGGGAGTGGACAGGGGGAGCGTGAATTCCAGGCAGAGATTGAAGTCATTACTCGTGTCCATCACAGACATCTTGTATCACTGGTTGGATACTGCATTAGTGGGGCCCAGAGATTGCTTGTTTATGAGTTCGTTTCCAACAGCACCTTGGAATTTCACTTGCATG GAAAGGGGCGACCAACTATGACTTGGCCAACAAGAATGAAAATTGCTGTAGGATCTGCAAAAGGATTGGCATATCTCCATGAGGACT GTCATCCCAAGATCATACACCGTGACATCAAGTCTGCCAATATTCTTATTGATGACAACTTTGAGGCAAAG GTTGCAGACTTTGGACTTGCCAAGTTGGCCTTAGATACAGATACTCATGTCTCCACAAGGGTAATGGGAACTTTTGG ATACTTAGCTCCTGAATATGCATCCAGTGGAAAGCTCAGTGATAAGTCAGATGTCTTCTCATTCGGGGTCGTGCTATTGGAATTGATTACTGGACGCCAACCCATTGATAAAACTCATTCCTTCACTGATGATAGCATGGTTGAGTGG GCAAGGCCTTTGCTCGCGCGAGCATTGGAAAAGGGAAACTTTGATGGTCTTGTTGATGAAAGGTTGCAGAATGATTACAACTCCAGCGAAATGGCTTGTATGATTGCCTGCGCTGCTGCTTCTGTGCGTCATTCTGCTCGCCGTCGGCCAAAAATGAGCCAG GTAGTTCGAGCTTTGGAAGGCAATCTTTCTCCAGATGAATTAAATGAAGGAGTTAtaccaggtcaaagtatgatatACAGTTCCTCTGAAAGCACACAATACAGCACTCATGAATACAAGGCCGACATGTTGAAATTTAGAAAGTTAGCACTAGAAAGCCAAGAGCTAGATCAAGGAATCAGTGAGACCAGTGAGCCCAGCAGTGATTTTGGCCAGCACCAATCTGCCTCCAGTGGTGAAGGCCAACAGACCACTCAAGATATCGAACACGGGCGAATGAACAAAGACAGCCAAGACTATGGTAAAAGCTCTTGA